One genomic segment of Pseudomonas sp. RU47 includes these proteins:
- a CDS encoding lipocalin-like domain-containing protein → MRINFVVLMVLLLLGGCDQSVPEQKGFAGMGDQALAFTPVVPGRVFSFPADHAAHEGFRIEWWYVTANLKDQQGNEFGVQWTLFRSALKPVAEQAGWGNQTIWLGHAAVTSSTVHHAAERYARGGVGQAGVRLAPFEAWIDDWRFASQAQDPLSDLQLSARDKDFAYQLHLTSSRPLVLQGDKGFSQKSEEGQASYYYSQPFFQASGTLQIDGQSYTVSGPAWLDREWSSQPLTANQTGWDWFSLHLDSGEHVMLYRMRQKDGAPYLTGTWIAADGQTQTLRSSQIRLTPQDTANVAGRAMPVKWSISIPDKHLDITLDALNPNAWMNLRIPYWEGPVHISGSHPGQGYLEMTGY, encoded by the coding sequence ATGAGGATTAACTTCGTTGTGCTGATGGTTTTGTTGCTGCTCGGTGGTTGCGATCAATCGGTGCCGGAGCAGAAGGGCTTTGCCGGGATGGGCGATCAGGCGTTGGCATTTACGCCGGTGGTGCCGGGGCGAGTGTTCAGTTTTCCGGCGGATCACGCTGCGCATGAGGGGTTTCGCATTGAGTGGTGGTACGTCACCGCCAATCTCAAGGATCAGCAGGGCAATGAATTCGGCGTGCAGTGGACGTTGTTTCGCAGTGCGCTGAAACCCGTGGCGGAGCAGGCGGGGTGGGGCAACCAGACGATCTGGCTGGGGCACGCGGCGGTTACTTCCAGCACGGTGCATCACGCTGCCGAACGTTACGCCCGAGGTGGAGTAGGGCAGGCCGGTGTGCGGCTGGCGCCGTTCGAGGCGTGGATTGATGATTGGCGATTCGCCAGTCAGGCGCAGGATCCGCTGAGCGACCTGCAACTCAGCGCGCGCGACAAGGATTTCGCCTATCAACTGCACCTAACGTCCAGTCGTCCGTTGGTGTTGCAGGGCGACAAGGGCTTCAGTCAGAAATCCGAAGAAGGTCAGGCGTCGTATTACTACAGCCAGCCGTTTTTTCAGGCCAGCGGCACGTTGCAGATCGACGGCCAGAGCTACACCGTCAGCGGCCCGGCGTGGCTTGATCGCGAATGGAGCAGCCAGCCGCTGACCGCCAATCAAACCGGTTGGGACTGGTTCTCTCTGCACCTGGACAGCGGCGAACACGTGATGCTCTACCGCATGCGCCAGAAGGACGGCGCGCCGTATCTCACTGGCACCTGGATCGCTGCCGACGGCCAGACGCAAACCCTGCGCAGTTCGCAGATCCGGCTCACCCCGCAAGACACCGCCAACGTCGCCGGCCGGGCGATGCCGGTGAAATGGTCGATCAGCATCCCCGACAAACACCTCGACATTACCCTCGACGCGCTTAACCCCAATGCCTGGATGAACCTGCGCATCCCTTATTGGGAGGGCCCGGTGCACATCAGCGGCAGCCATCCCGGCCAAGGCTATCTGGAAATGACCGGGTACTGA